The genomic stretch GCTGGGCTGTTCTTCGTATGTCATTTTCAATATCCACCCTTATCGCATCTATGGTGCCGAGGTAATCTGTCATGGACTGATTATTCGCTCCATTTAGCACCCTGTTGATTTCAGTAACCGACCGTGTAAATCCCGGTTGATTATTATCATTCCTTGTTGTGTCCATTATGGAGAGATTCCAGAGCATTACTTCAAATGAGACATTTGGGTACTCTGCAGTGTTATAGGCATTTACGAACTCTCTTACCGCATCCAGCCTCAGCCCTTCTGGATCAGAACCCCCTTCCAGGCCGGGGACGGTGCCCCCCATGCTTCCTGAACAGTCTATTGCAAAGAGCACCTTGACCGGAAATATAATATTTTCAGGATCCTCTGTAAGAAATGTAGCGTTTATTGTTACCTCATCCCTGACCATAAATCTTTCAAGGGGCGGGGCATCGCATGCTGCGATAATAAGCAGCATGCTTAGAGATAATATTGAAATCAGGGGTCTAGGCATCACAGGCATCTCCTATTCCATCATGATCACTGTCTGCCTGGTCCGGGTTGTATGTCTTGGGACAGTTATCGCAGGCATCTCCAATACCATCATTATCAAAGTCATTATTTGTAAATGATCTGCATTTTGGACAGAGGTCTTCATCAGGCTCAAGAAAACCGTCATTATCAAGATCATTATCACAATGATCCCCTTCATTATCGCCAACTGAGTAATAATCACTGTTTTCCTGGTTAGGGTTGGCAATCAGCCTGCAGTTATCCACAGTATCCGGTATGCCGTCATTGTCATCATCATCATCACATATGTCTCCTATGCCATCACCATCATGATCAGCGCCGCTCGGGTCATAATGAAGAGGGCATGTATCATGGATATCCAGGATGCCATCATCATCGTCATCGTCATCGCAGGCATCGCCTAGACCATCTCCATCAGTATCGAGCTGATCATTATTTGCTATTCCAGGGCAGTTGTCACAGGCATCGCCGAAATCGTCTCCATCCTGATTTTCTGTCTGCTCATTAGGTGTAAAAGGGCAGTTATCAAGAAGATCAAACACGCCGTCATAATCGAAATCCTCCATAGGGTAGAACCTTGGCCCAAAGTTATAGGAAATTACAAGAGGACCGCCGCCGGCCCCTCCTCCACCTATTCCGCCGGATGGTGGCGCCCCGCACTGGTCATCAGGGCACTCATCAAAGATATCATTTGCCCATCCTGCAAATGCATTGTTTGCGGGCCACAATAAAATAATGGCGCACCCCGCTACCAGGACTATTTTTTTCTTAAATTTATTTTTCATGACCTTACCTCCTCAGTTCTAATACTATATAGAGCGTATAAACCAATCAAAACCATCTTTAACGTTTTACAAATATTGCGATATTGTCCCTTGCCTCTGAATATGAGCAAATAACAGGTATGTTGTTTGAGTTAAACCACAGGGTGTTATTGTGACCATAGTCATGATCCTCTGCAACAGTTTCAGACCCCCATATAGATCCATTATGCTTGGCAAACTTGAGAAATTTTCTGCTCCTGCCTATGTAGCTGCGTTTATCATAATAGGCTATTGCAGGATTACCCGCCGAATCAAATGCAAGAGAGGGGCTATGACCGCAAATTGATGACTGATCTACTATCCGAACACTCCAGCCATTACCTGATTGCTCGGCATATTTCAGGTGATCTCCCTCATCATCATCACAATCAAGGCACACCTTTGTATAGGCTACAGCAAAAGTGCCATCCCTGGTTTTTGCAGCACTGATGTCTCCTATTGTCCACCCGTTACCAACCTGTTCCACCCACTGCCTTGACCACTCTCCATTACTGTTTCTCCGTGCAAACCATAACCCGTATGTATTGCTGTGATCAGTGTGTTCTGAAAAAAAGACAACCGGATTATTGCTGTTATCAAGGAGCAGTTTACATCCGTAACCAACACCTCTATGAACTGCCGATGTCTGTGTGAAAACACTTCCATATACAGTCTCCTCCATGTCTGGCCACTCACTGTCTGCTACAGGATCACCAAGGGAGCTCCTTTCATGCCTGATATAATTCAATGCCGGATATTCAAAATTGTATGAATCCATGCCTTCAAAATAGAACTGGAAGGCGATATGAATATTACCTGCTGAATCAACAGCCAAAGAGAGGTCACTTCCTGCAAGGCCATCATAGAATGGATTACGATCAACATACCCGATAGCTCCTGTATATTCTGTCCAGTTGTTGACTCCCCGAATACTGAACATTACATCAGACTGCTCTCCATCGCTGGGGGCCTGATCCCTGAATAGTCCTCCCTGGTAGGCTATAACAGGGGCATTAGAATTATTTAGCGCCAAAGCAAGGGAATTACAGTTGTCGAGCCCTTCTCCTCCTGTTTCAGGAGGGGTCGGATTTAGAATCTCTTCACTTATAATGCTGTTTGCAACGCTATCCCACAGGATAATATTTATATTGTAACGGTTTTCATTATTGTAATCTGTACCGTCACTGAAATAGGCAAACCTGATATTGCCATCACTACCCTTTACAGCAGTTACACCAGGTGTCAGAAGACCTTCAGCATCAAGATGTTTTACAAGATGCATATCCCATTGTCTTGGGTTTGATGGCTGGTACACAGGGGGTTCATTAGTCTGGCTTCCTCCACCCCCTTTTTTCTTGGTATTACATCCATAAATAAGCATCATTCCTGCCAGGATGGTTATTATTAAATGTAATGTTGGCTTAATTTTTCGTTGTCCGCATGTCAGCATAATAGTATTCCTTTGCCTTAGGATGAATAAGCTCTGATGAATCAATATTTCCTGAAGCATTGATTTCCGTTTTGAGTGCCATTGCCTTATCCTTGTGTCCATAGTATGAATAGAGACCTGCAAGGTTGATCTTTGCCTCCGTTAAATTCTTGTCCAGATTGAGGGCCTGCTTAAATTCATCCCTTGCAAGTGTATCCTCTCCCATATAGAGGTGACATACCCCCATTATTGTATAAAGTACGGCCTCTGATTTTTTATCCTTATCCGGCATATTTTCCATCATGCTCCTTGCCACAAGGATCGCCTGACCAAAATCTCTTTTATTTATATATGCCTTTGAAAGGGCCAGCATGCTTGCAAACTGCCCGGATTTGCTGTAAAGGGCATCATATACAGCTTTGAACTGCCGGTCGCTTAAACTTTCCTTACCGACCTGGCCCTCAGAAATACTGCCATTAAATATTTTAAAGGTTTTGCCCTGAGTGTCTGACCTGTATTCAAACTGGTAATAGGCAACCATCCCGGGGTCGCAGATCTCCCATTTTCTTGAGAGATCTGCACAGGTACCCATATACTCATTACCTTTTTTTGTGTAGCCAGAGGCCTTTTCGTTTATAGCAGCCATATATGCCTGCTTTTCTTCCTCGGTCAGTTCAGGAAGCGGGGCATTCTTCAAAAATGAGGCAAACTCGAAATTTAGAAGTGCAGTCTGATAACATGCTTTAAGTGCCCATTCAGGAGACTGGTAACCAATTACCTGTTCATATTTTTTCTCAAGGTCAGCGAGTAAATCTGTCTTTTGTTTTACAATCGCATTATCTATATTCTCCACAAGCTTCAGCGCATAGTATCTGGCTTCAAGCTTGTTAACCTCTGAAAAAACAATCCTTGCTACCGCATCATTCATTGCAGGGTCTTTTTTACCCAACCCCTTTTCATAGGATTTCAGGGCGTTTAAATGATATCTTTTCGCATTCTCATTTTCATTTTTCTGATAATAGATCCAGGCCATTATCGCATCAGCATGAATCTTCCCTGTTGTGCCAAGAGATGCATACCTGTTTTTCAGGATCGATAATACCTCTTCGTAATTTTGAGTCTTCAATGCATTTCTTGTAATAGTGAAGACAATCTCTTCCTGATCCTTTTTTGAATACAATGGATGGTTTAGCAGTGCCTGATAATGTCTATTTGCCAAATCATACTGACCAAAACTCTCCCTTATCTTTGCTGCCTGGTTTAAAAAATCTGCTGCTGACTTGTGGCCAGGCTCGATCTTAAGGAATGATTCCATATACTCAACCAGCAGTCTGAACTGACCAATCTTGTATGATATATCTATCATCCTGTTCATTGTCTCTTTTGAGCGTATAGCCTCAGGGTATTTGCTGACCAGTGATTCACCGGCTGTAAAGAGGGTTTCATAATCATTCTTTTCCACGGCCGATACAACAAGCGCATTCAGGGCCTGCTCTCCCATGCCTGAGGATGTCTTGTCATCAGCAATATTCATGAGCTTTTGCTTTCCCTGATCCCAGTTATCCACTGCAGCAAGAGTCATGGATGATACTATTTTTGAGTCTGCATTATTTACAATGCTTTCTATCTCCTGTTTGAATTGGGTGTCAGCAATCCTGGCGTTGCCTAATATCTTTTCTCCATATTCATAAAGCCCCTCGTAATTTTCATCCATATTGTAGATATCAAGCACCAGATGCACAGCAGCCTTTGCTGACTCTCCTTCAGGATACTTTTCAATAAAGGCTGTTAATTCCTCTACGGCCTTGTCATTCATCCCTGAATCATAGGCGACCCAGGCAACATTGAAAAGCACATCTGATATAACCGGGCTTTGTGGATAGGAAGAGGCATAAAGCTTTCCGGTTGCCCTCATGCCCTGCCGAGCGTATGTTATCTCATAATTGTTAA from Desulfatiglans sp. encodes the following:
- a CDS encoding tetratricopeptide repeat protein, with protein sequence MRRIICTACMLFILLVARLYANEAIEGIYKTTDKEEEQKQFLIKLNQDNRKIDLAIENTKLLIDRSRSKPYVPELYMRMAELYIEKAKVVYFIQKEKTGREKASSLNKFEYEVFKTRAVEIYQRILDHYPDYSDRDKVYFFMAHEQRELNNIDEMVNCYKTLIKNHPKSNYIPEAYLLLGDYYFAQQELELSTDHYKKVLDYPKSPAIAIARYKLAWCFINVVDYENAIKLFEEAVRDIEANKELDVDTYRHVDVRLESLIDMAYCYPEYYKKSTPEEALDYFKRYSWSRQSYTIVMEKLANRYFAKRNWEMAATLYRELCDIRQDPAKLLEYCNSIFECVQAIGTYDSADRDVDIIVNALKRQKYSINVEESQKKKDIEKYETYARNIVTHLHDRARKTKSKESFKIAGAAYCSYLEFFDRSPVSADMQKNYAEALFSAEEYLEAGKTYEKIFKTVSLNPQDKQDKLYSAIISYYNALKEKEKLNNYEITYARQGMRATGKLYASSYPQSPVISDVLFNVAWVAYDSGMNDKAVEELTAFIEKYPEGESAKAAVHLVLDIYNMDENYEGLYEYGEKILGNARIADTQFKQEIESIVNNADSKIVSSMTLAAVDNWDQGKQKLMNIADDKTSSGMGEQALNALVVSAVEKNDYETLFTAGESLVSKYPEAIRSKETMNRMIDISYKIGQFRLLVEYMESFLKIEPGHKSAADFLNQAAKIRESFGQYDLANRHYQALLNHPLYSKKDQEEIVFTITRNALKTQNYEEVLSILKNRYASLGTTGKIHADAIMAWIYYQKNENENAKRYHLNALKSYEKGLGKKDPAMNDAVARIVFSEVNKLEARYYALKLVENIDNAIVKQKTDLLADLEKKYEQVIGYQSPEWALKACYQTALLNFEFASFLKNAPLPELTEEEKQAYMAAINEKASGYTKKGNEYMGTCADLSRKWEICDPGMVAYYQFEYRSDTQGKTFKIFNGSISEGQVGKESLSDRQFKAVYDALYSKSGQFASMLALSKAYINKRDFGQAILVARSMMENMPDKDKKSEAVLYTIMGVCHLYMGEDTLARDEFKQALNLDKNLTEAKINLAGLYSYYGHKDKAMALKTEINASGNIDSSELIHPKAKEYYYADMRTTKN